Proteins from one Desmodus rotundus isolate HL8 chromosome 9, HLdesRot8A.1, whole genome shotgun sequence genomic window:
- the LOC112305062 gene encoding olfactory receptor 7A10, which translates to MVRGNNTLISEFHLLGLSDKPELQPLLFGLFLCMYLITVLGNLLMILAVSSDSQLHTPMYFFLLNLSLADICITSTTIPKMLVNIQTQSKAITYAGCITQMYFFLLFGGWDNFLLTVMAYDRYVAICHPLHYMVIMNSWLCGLLVLVSWIISVLNSLLHSLMLLLLTFCADVGIPHFFCEIKQMIQLACSNTFLNDMVMYLATGLLGGCPLAGILYSYSKIVSSILAIPSAQGKYKAFSTCASHLSVVFLFYGAVLGVNFSSGGIHSSQSITITSVMYTVVTPMLNPFIYSLRNKDIKGALKRVLGMAGK; encoded by the coding sequence ATGGTACGAGGCAATAATACCCTGATTTCAGAATTTCATCTCCTGGGACTATCAGACAAACCAGAGCTGCAGCCCCTCCTATTTGGGCTGTTCCTCTgcatgtacctgatcactgtgttgggaaacctgCTCATGATCCTGGCCGTCAGCTCAGACTCCCAactccacacacccatgtacttcttcctcttgAACCTGTCCTTGGCTGACATCTGTATCACCTCTACCACCATCCCAAAGATGTTGGTGAACatccagacacagagcaaagCCATCACGTATGCAGGCTGCATCAcacagatgtatttttttttactctttggaGGTTGGGACAACTTCCTCCTgactgtgatggcctatgaccgatATGTGGCCATCTGCCACCCCCTGCACTACATGGTCATCATGAACTCCTGGCTCTGTGGACTGCTGGTTCTAGTATCGTGGATCATAAGTGTCCTGAATTCCCTGTTACATAGTTTAATGTTGTTGTTACTGACCTTCTGTGCAGATGTGGGaatcccccactttttctgtgaaattaAGCAGATGATCCAACTTGCCTGTTCCAACACCTTTCTTAATGACATGGTGATGTATTTGGCCACTGGGCTGCTAGGTGGTTGTCCCCTGGCTGGGATCCTTTACTCTTACTCTAAGATTGTGTCCTCCATACTTGCAATCCCATCAGCTCAGGggaagtataaagcattttccacctgtgcatCTCACCTGTCTGTTGTCTTCTTATTTTATGGGGCAGTCCTAGGCGTGAACTTCAGCTCTGGTGGTATTCACAGCTCGCAGTCAATCACAATCAcctcagtgatgtacactgtggtcacacccatgctgaaccccttcatctacagtctcaggaacaaAGACATTAAGGGGGCTCTGAAAAGAGTTTTGGGGATGGCAGGTAAATGA